A window of Candidatus Cloacimonadota bacterium genomic DNA:
ATCATAAATATAGGGAACCATTTATTTTCATTTTTCACAACCAACATATTTCGTATTATCCAGCCTTTTTGATTGATTAGAGAAATATTAAAAATATCTTCTAGAGAGAAATTCTTTAATCCGATAAAAAGCAATTCATTTTTAGGGAAAGAATTAATAAATTTTTTTGTTGTAATGGTTTGCAAATATGAATAAAATTCCCTTCTGTTTTCTGCGATATTAACTGTTTTAACATTTTTAAATTTGGAGAAATCCTCCAAATTAATCGTAAAATTTTGTTTAAGAAGATCATACTTATAATCTTCAAAAGGATATTTATCAATTTTAATGTTAGTTAATCCGGTTCGTCGTTTGATTAAATCTACATAATCATCATTATATTCGATCATTATTCCATTTGCTTTATTTTTCTGAAATAAGGAGTTGTTTTTATCTATAATAACTTTTAAAGTTGTTCCGCTCCCTGCAAAAGGATCTAGCACTGTAAAATCCTTTTTTATAATCGTCATATCCAATAATGATGAAACTAATTTTTCGGGATATGTGGCAATATGATTGAATGAAGTTGGTTGTAAATTTACGTTTAAGATATTAGAATAATTAGGATTTTCATTTTCGAAATCTTTGAAATAATTATTCTGATTTTTTGAAAAAGCAAAAACGGGTTCATAAGAATTTGCGAATCGATTTTTGACGCTTGATGGCATATGGTTAGACTTATACCAAACAATTGTATCATTTAAAATCCATCCATTTTTTTGCATTGAATGGGCTAATTTATAAGGAATTAATCCAATTGGCGTTTTGCCATATTTTTTTAGATATTTGTCTCCAATGTTTAAAAAGAAAACACCTTTATCCGTTAATTTTCGTTTTAATAGATTAAATAAAAAAACCAATCTGGAAATAAATTCAATATAAGTTGGTTCATTACCAATCTGTTTATCAAACCCATAGTTTCTCTGTGCCCAATATGGTGGTGATGTTACGGCAATATCAATTGAATTGTCTGGAATGCTTTTTAGTGCTGCGAAAATATCTGCGTTTATAATTTTATGTTTCATTTGTTATGTTGATTAATTCGTTGATATTATCTTCTGTATCTTTGCTCTTATAGATTATTCTTACTCTAGATGGATTATCATCCAATAATTTAAAATTATGATTATTAGAAAAATTATATCGAAATCCCTTTCCTGAGTAACCTGTTTTGCCTGCATTTACAATATCATCTCCATAAACATCTGTTAAAGCACCGTTTGGAACAGATATGAGCAGAATTGCTTTTATCTCAATGTTAGATTCTGTAACATCATAAATAATATTTATAAAATATGTTAGACACAACTTGTCTTTATATGAATATTTATGAGGTAAGTTTACTTTATAATTATAACCATCGGGTTTATAACTTGTCTGATTTGCTCCGATTGGAATTTTACCTTTATAATCTGTTTCGTTATCTAATTTTGCAGTTTTAATATCAATGTGAATAAATGAATTATATAGTTCAAAAAACATATCTGCTCCAATTGGAGATGAATTTGGTATTCCAAATTGATTAAAAAGCCAGTAGTAAATTCTTTCTGCTCCACGAGCAAAATCAGAATTCTTATCAGCACTTTCACAATAGGCTTCAAACCAGTCTTCTTTTATTTTGTCCTTTGATTTAAGCCCGTTTATCATTTTTTCCATATCTTGTTTCAGATTGAATTCAATTCTATTTAAATAATGATTTTCCCAAAATTCAATATCTTTTTTTATCATTTGTCCTCCATAATTTTTTAAACAAGTTATATTTTTAAACACAATTTCTTCTCTTAAAGCCATAGCTGGTTGTCTCTTAATATTTATATGAAATTTCAAAACTGATACCAAAGGAATTTTGTTATGCAACAGCTTATATCTTTTCAAATAAGGGGGCTGTTTGAATTACTCAATTTTTCCAAATCGCTCTTTGAATGTAATATTCATTTCTTCCAGCTCGTTTAGAATCGGTTCATAGATTTCCGGTTTGGAGGGGATATGAACACCGGTTTCTTTGATCACACCGTTCAGGATCATCCTTACAGCGATGGCAGCCGGAAGTCCAACTGTTCGGGACATTGATGAATCCCCATTCGGAATTCCAAAATCAATCATTGTGGAAGTAATATTCTGCTTTTTATCTTCGTATTCTGCGGTAAATTCGTGATGCATAACCAGCATATCACGCTCAGCCGGTTCATATTTTAATTTTTCAAGAAGGATTTTACAGAACACATCCAGAGCACTTCCTTTTTCCAAACCGATCTTTTCATCACCGAGTAAGCCGATCCATTCCATTCTATTCACTGTGTCTGAATCTACCGGAAGTTTCCAAAGTTCAGCCAATTTCTTTTTCAAATCGCTTTTTTCATCAGCTTGGATAAATTCACTGATAAATTCACCGTAAGTTTTTCCATTAAGCTCATATTCTTTTTCATCATCCAGCAATCCCATATCAACGATTTTTTTCATTGTGATGCACCAACCGGGGTAGCGTAGAGTTCCTCGAAACATTGTTTTTGTATCCTGAATTTCGTAAATATCTTTGTATGGAACAGAGTCTCGGTTTGGATATGCTTCCAATTTGCCAAAATCAGGAACATCCGTTTTCCAGTGGTAAGCAAAAAGTTTATTGCCTGGAATATCAATGACTTTTCCATCTTCCAAATATCGAGCAGAATTTTTTCCAGCCATTATTACACCACGCGGACTCCATGAAAATTTGTAACCCCACGGATTTGTATTTGCTTCCGGAGCTGGCAAACCACCGCAATAAGATTTGAAACTGGCGATTGTGCCGCCCTTATCCTTCACGTGATTAATAACGCGCAAAGCAGACATGTGGTCAATGCCCGGGTCAACCCCAATTTCATTTAGGATAATAATTCCGGCATCCTTTACTTCCTGATCAAGCTCTCGCATCTCATCACTGATGTACGAAGCAGTAACCATATTTTTTTTGTGTTTAATGCACAATCTCGCAATTTTGGGATGGAAAATAAAAGGGAGCAAACTTACGGAAAGATCATGCTCAGCTACCAATTTATTTAGAGTATCATCGTCGTTTACATTTAGAGAGATCGCTTTACCATTAGGGTGATTGTTGATTATCTGTTCTGCTTTTTTTACTTCCATATCGGCAAGTGTAACCTGAAATTCAGGTTGTTTCAGTAGGTATTCCACGTGAGGTTTGGAAACCAAGCCTGCACCAAGAACTAATATTCTTTTCACGTTTTACTCCTTTATTAATTTATATTCACAGAAAAATATCATCCCATTGAAAACAATAAATGCGTTTCATAAGTCAAACGGATATTTTATGCCAAATTTTATAAGAATTTTTTTAGATATTGATAATTTTCTGTAAGTTGTCCGTTAAATACAATTAATGCCTTTTTTAGTGGGTCAGGAAGTAATTCTGGTATTAATTTATTGTTTTGAAATGCTTCTCTCAATTGCCTGATAAATTCAATCAAAACATGGCTAAATGCCACAGAAGAATCAAGAGGAATTTCGCATGGGAGATTATCTCTGGCAATGATAACAACACCATTTTGGCTGAAATCCGCTGTTTCAGTTTGCTCAAATGGATCATATAAATAACCGGGCTTGTCCGGTTCGGTTATTCGGGAAGTCATTTCTATCGAACCATCGTGGTCGCAAGTAATATCACCAATAGCTTTTAGTTTCTGCGAAGGATTCTTTTGGAACATCTTCAGCAGATTGGATTTTGTTACCAGACGAGGATATGCAGGAGTCCAGTAAATAGAATTTACCAGCATTGAAAGATGAGGAAGATATTGGGCGAATTGAGATTCATATTTTTCGGGATTATCATAATAATCCTTCAAAGCAAATTTATTTTTTATATCAACCGGTGTTGCCATATCTTCTTCGTCAAAAACTACGACATACAAATGCTTTAACGAGTAAACGCCATCTTTTTTCAGATGGATTAATTGCTCCGGTTCGATCTCAATATAGGGAA
This region includes:
- a CDS encoding site-specific DNA-methyltransferase; its protein translation is MKHKIINADIFAALKSIPDNSIDIAVTSPPYWAQRNYGFDKQIGNEPTYIEFISRLVFLFNLLKRKLTDKGVFFLNIGDKYLKKYGKTPIGLIPYKLAHSMQKNGWILNDTIVWYKSNHMPSSVKNRFANSYEPVFAFSKNQNNYFKDFENENPNYSNILNVNLQPTSFNHIATYPEKLVSSLLDMTIIKKDFTVLDPFAGSGTTLKVIIDKNNSLFQKNKANGIMIEYNDDYVDLIKRRTGLTNIKIDKYPFEDYKYDLLKQNFTINLEDFSKFKNVKTVNIAENRREFYSYLQTITTKKFINSFPKNELLFIGLKNFSLEDIFNISLINQKGWIIRNMLVVKNENKWFPIFMIVHDNKKQRYFFNYKQLKLNHRTTEKKRNSKNYIGYKVVNNMIEGKREGKIISVIKKYPDGLPRYVKVFWKNKTITKEFIINDEEELQNNIKFIKNDGYFIVNELQNFIPVNKQVEKIDDDFFDIKSNSQNGNYTGKFKDIERKNWGASPGARSSVEEEYFSLQRLYSVKQNIVADYLNYIREKNNLSKKAFTELFPKEYKHTVGHWLRKDFGGSIPILKDWKKLMELFELDTNYTNYVCKSALKLQVVQNTKYKIPDDLISFFMVNKLSKLNCKERTNIL
- a CDS encoding saccharopine dehydrogenase C-terminal domain-containing protein; this translates as MKRILVLGAGLVSKPHVEYLLKQPEFQVTLADMEVKKAEQIINNHPNGKAISLNVNDDDTLNKLVAEHDLSVSLLPFIFHPKIARLCIKHKKNMVTASYISDEMRELDQEVKDAGIIILNEIGVDPGIDHMSALRVINHVKDKGGTIASFKSYCGGLPAPEANTNPWGYKFSWSPRGVIMAGKNSARYLEDGKVIDIPGNKLFAYHWKTDVPDFGKLEAYPNRDSVPYKDIYEIQDTKTMFRGTLRYPGWCITMKKIVDMGLLDDEKEYELNGKTYGEFISEFIQADEKSDLKKKLAELWKLPVDSDTVNRMEWIGLLGDEKIGLEKGSALDVFCKILLEKLKYEPAERDMLVMHHEFTAEYEDKKQNITSTMIDFGIPNGDSSMSRTVGLPAAIAVRMILNGVIKETGVHIPSKPEIYEPILNELEEMNITFKERFGKIE